A window of Chitinophaga sp. MM2321 contains these coding sequences:
- a CDS encoding aldose 1-epimerase family protein, translated as MDWKNKISHHAQLGGIETAVMDNGAGRGTRIAWINTGTGLRYKVVIDRAMDIVDTFYNEHSLAWLSHGGIIAPQRSADKGLDWLQTFGGGLMTTCGLTHISGPEKDEHGDRGLHGPISNTPAEIISILQPDPVAGNMEMSITGIMHQSRVAGPKLVLKRTISGTLGQASIRIRDEVINQGNTDTPHMLLYHFNLGWPLVDEGATICWKGSWKAREGDITRIFQKDHDFHKCLAPLDSHAGAGEEAAFIDPVADTNGWCACGVHNADIGIALSIRFKKAQLPWLTNWQHWGKGEYVMGLEPGTNPPIGQSVARKQGTLLFLAPGESRQYDLEIDVLRNKEKIAQFLTDLS; from the coding sequence ATGGACTGGAAGAATAAGATCTCACATCATGCGCAGCTGGGCGGCATTGAAACAGCTGTAATGGATAATGGCGCGGGCCGCGGCACACGCATCGCCTGGATCAATACGGGAACGGGCCTACGCTATAAGGTAGTGATAGACCGGGCCATGGATATTGTGGATACTTTTTACAATGAACATAGTCTCGCCTGGTTAAGTCATGGAGGCATCATAGCGCCACAACGCTCTGCTGATAAAGGTTTGGACTGGCTCCAAACCTTTGGTGGTGGATTAATGACCACCTGCGGTCTTACGCATATAAGCGGGCCGGAAAAAGATGAACACGGGGATCGTGGTCTGCATGGCCCCATCAGTAACACACCTGCCGAAATAATATCTATCCTGCAACCCGATCCGGTAGCGGGCAATATGGAGATGAGCATTACGGGTATCATGCACCAATCAAGGGTAGCTGGTCCGAAGTTGGTATTAAAACGCACTATCTCCGGCACATTGGGGCAAGCCTCCATTCGTATCAGAGATGAGGTGATCAACCAGGGCAATACCGATACACCGCACATGCTCCTCTATCATTTCAACCTCGGATGGCCGCTCGTAGATGAAGGCGCCACCATCTGCTGGAAAGGGTCCTGGAAAGCCAGGGAAGGTGATATCACGCGCATCTTCCAGAAAGATCATGATTTTCATAAATGCCTGGCACCACTGGACAGCCACGCCGGTGCCGGTGAAGAAGCTGCGTTCATTGATCCCGTTGCAGACACCAACGGATGGTGCGCCTGTGGTGTTCATAATGCCGATATCGGCATCGCACTTTCCATACGTTTTAAAAAAGCACAACTCCCCTGGCTCACCAACTGGCAACACTGGGGTAAAGGAGAATATGTAATGGGGCTGGAACCCGGTACCAATCCACCTATCGGGCAATCCGTGGCAAGGAAACAGGGAACACTCCTCTTCCTGGCGCCCGGAGAAAGCAGGCAATACGACCTGGAAATCGATGTACTCAGGAATAAAGAAAAAATCGCACAATTTTTAACTGATCTATCATAA
- a CDS encoding TIM barrel protein translates to MKENNYPKLHNATWPGIVGKGPGSEPIIAFDTLLEMTAAAEVDGVKFDGVDIGLFDPHVSVDSSADGLKKLADKVSSYNLEIGSLVAPIWPPSGGSAMGSKEERAQFVEQVRKSCQVAKQLRELGIRPGGVIRIDSASSPESWAKDPAGNTKLIAQTFREACDVAADYGEKLAAEGEICWGGMHSWKAMIDTLEAVNRPNIGFQADMSHTFLYLLGYNSPEDRILPVDFDWKDREALTAGLRTLTHALRPWTIDFHVAQNDGTVHGTGSHDKTGRHCLASDPNGKLDIATDAGHWLRDDAGALTKAFRHICWDGCMFPNEVMTQPKTWNDILAAMVNVRRKHGWYEAV, encoded by the coding sequence ATGAAAGAAAATAATTATCCAAAACTACACAACGCTACCTGGCCCGGCATTGTAGGCAAAGGACCCGGTTCTGAACCCATCATAGCATTTGACACACTCCTGGAAATGACAGCTGCTGCGGAAGTAGACGGCGTAAAGTTTGACGGGGTGGATATTGGTCTTTTTGATCCGCACGTAAGTGTGGATAGTTCTGCTGACGGCCTTAAAAAACTGGCCGACAAGGTATCTTCCTACAACCTGGAGATAGGTAGCCTGGTGGCGCCGATATGGCCTCCCAGCGGTGGTTCTGCTATGGGCAGCAAAGAAGAACGCGCACAATTCGTAGAACAGGTACGTAAATCCTGCCAGGTGGCTAAGCAACTGCGTGAACTGGGTATTCGTCCCGGTGGTGTGATCCGTATCGATTCCGCCAGCTCACCGGAAAGCTGGGCAAAAGATCCGGCTGGTAATACAAAACTGATTGCACAAACTTTCCGTGAAGCCTGCGATGTAGCAGCCGACTATGGCGAAAAACTCGCTGCAGAGGGCGAAATCTGCTGGGGTGGCATGCACAGCTGGAAAGCTATGATCGATACATTAGAGGCCGTAAACAGGCCCAATATCGGCTTCCAGGCGGATATGTCGCACACCTTCCTCTATCTCCTGGGCTACAACAGCCCGGAAGACCGCATACTACCTGTTGATTTCGACTGGAAAGACCGGGAAGCACTGACAGCCGGCCTGCGTACATTAACGCATGCCCTGCGCCCCTGGACCATTGATTTCCACGTAGCACAGAATGATGGCACCGTACACGGTACCGGTTCACACGACAAAACAGGACGGCACTGCCTGGCCAGCGACCCCAATGGTAAACTGGACATCGCTACTGATGCCGGCCACTGGCTCCGTGATGATGCAGGTGCACTCACCAAAGCATTCCGTCACATCTGCTGGGATGGTTGCATGTTTCCCAACGAAGTGATGACACAGCCAAAGACCTGGAACGATATCCTGGCCGCCATGGTGAATGTAAGGCGCAAACATGGATGGTATGAAGCAGTATAA
- a CDS encoding Gfo/Idh/MocA family oxidoreductase has translation MTKKKELRIGLIGCGFMGRTHSNGYQRVKNFFPDLAYVPVLQAVCSRTESKARAFADQWGYASVETDWKTLLKRDDIDAVDICTPNNMHAEIAIAAAAAGKMILCEKPLARTLEESQTMVDAIEKAGVPNTVWYNYRRIPAVTLAKQIIDSGKLGRIFHYRANFLQDWTINANLPQGGEALWRMDADVAGSGVVGDLLSHCIDTAIWLNGSIKNVSAMTETFVKERMHQLTGKVEKVSIDDACAFICRFNNGSLGLFESTRYARGHKALYTFEINGENASIRWDLHDLNRLEYFDNADASTVRGWRSIHVTDGDQPYMDKWWVPGLSIGYEHSFVHQVADFLKSLETNTPCSPTFREALETQVVCQAVLDSAASGNWKEANA, from the coding sequence ATGACAAAAAAGAAAGAACTGAGGATTGGATTAATAGGATGTGGCTTTATGGGCAGAACACATTCCAACGGCTATCAGCGGGTAAAAAATTTTTTCCCTGACCTGGCCTATGTGCCGGTGTTGCAGGCCGTATGTTCCCGCACAGAAAGCAAAGCACGCGCTTTTGCTGATCAGTGGGGTTATGCATCCGTAGAAACAGACTGGAAAACACTCCTCAAACGTGATGATATAGATGCAGTGGATATCTGCACACCTAATAATATGCATGCGGAAATTGCCATCGCTGCTGCTGCCGCAGGCAAAATGATCCTCTGTGAAAAGCCGCTGGCACGCACCCTGGAAGAATCACAAACCATGGTGGATGCCATCGAAAAAGCAGGCGTACCCAATACGGTATGGTACAACTACCGCCGCATTCCGGCCGTTACCCTGGCTAAACAGATCATCGATTCAGGAAAGCTGGGTCGTATCTTTCACTATCGCGCCAACTTCCTGCAGGACTGGACCATCAACGCCAACCTGCCCCAGGGCGGTGAAGCCTTATGGCGCATGGATGCTGACGTGGCAGGATCCGGTGTAGTGGGCGATCTCCTCTCCCATTGCATAGATACCGCCATCTGGCTCAATGGCAGCATAAAAAATGTATCTGCTATGACAGAAACATTTGTGAAAGAACGGATGCACCAGTTGACCGGTAAAGTAGAAAAGGTAAGCATTGATGATGCCTGCGCTTTCATCTGCCGCTTCAATAACGGCTCTCTCGGCCTGTTTGAATCTACCCGCTATGCACGTGGACACAAAGCATTGTATACCTTCGAAATCAATGGTGAAAATGCCTCTATCCGCTGGGATCTGCACGACTTAAACCGCCTGGAATACTTTGATAACGCAGACGCCTCTACGGTACGCGGCTGGCGCTCTATCCATGTTACAGACGGCGATCAACCCTACATGGATAAATGGTGGGTACCGGGACTGAGCATCGGTTACGAGCATTCTTTTGTACACCAGGTGGCCGATTTCCTCAAAAGCCTGGAAACAAACACACCTTGCTCCCCTACTTTCCGGGAAGCCCTGGAAACACAGGTGGTATGCCAGGCTGTACTGGATTCCGCCGCCTCCGGCAACTGGAAAGAAGCAAATGCATAA